TGCGCTCGGTGCACGGCACAATCCTGCCGGCGCAGATGCAGGCCTTGATGGCGGAAGGCAAGTTCCACAAGGTGCCTATTCTGATGAGCAACAATGCCGACGAATGGACCTGGTTTACGAGTCTCACCGAACTCGACATCAAGAAGCCAATGACTGGGGAGGATTATCCTAAAACGCTCACTGGACCAACTTCGCCAGGACCGGCAATCCGAACGGCAAGGGCCTGCGTCGAGACTACCGTGCTGCGCTGCTGCTCCTGGGCAACGATCCCCTGCGCCTCCAGGCGGGACAGCGCTTCGCGGATCGGCGTTCGGCTTACGGCGAATTCTTCAGCCAGCATTTCCTGCTCTGGGTAAAATAATTGAGATTTGGGTTATATCCGAGAATGACCGTTGCCACGTTCACCATGGACATTCGCGGCGAGAAACTCTCCGGCAGCAATACCGCAACCGAATTCGTCGAATGGTACAATGGGCACCCTTCACTATCGCGACTTTGCGTTCGACCTCTGCGGCAAAGTCGCGGTAATTGTCGGCAATGGCAAGGTTGCGTTGGACGTGTCACGTATATTGGCGAAGACGCCCAGCGATCTGGTTCACACCGACGTCGCCGCGCATGGACTCGACGCACTGGCACAGAGCCGCATCACCGATATCCACATTATCGGTCGACCTTTAAATGGCGAGATAGTTTCGCCGGATATCATCGTTCGATCGAAGACTATCGATGGTACCGGAGAACTTAATCTGGCCCTTCTCGATCACATAGGCGCGCTCCGAGACCAAACTGGCGAAATGCATATTCTGCTCCGACAGCAAGACTGTAATGCCGGACGCAGTGACGTGAATTATTGCTTGCGCGACTTGCTCGACGATTTTGGGCGAGAGGCCTTCGGAGGGCTCGTCCAGAAGAATGAGAGAGGGGTTTCCCATGAGTGTGCGCGCGACGGTTAGCATCTGCTGTTCACCGCCACTCATATGGGCGGCCAGGCGCCCGCGCATTTCAGCGAGATTGGGGAAAATTGAGTAGAGCTTTTCGCGCGTCCAGGGTTCGCGCCCCATCGGGGCGTGGCGGCGTCCCACCTCAAGATTTTCCTCGACGGTTAGGCTTACAAAAATCCGTCGATCTTCTGGAACGAAGCCGACACCCCGCCGAGCGATCACGAAGGGATCGAGCCCGCTTACTTCCTTCCCTTCGAACATGATATTGCCCGAACGGGGCGGGACAATTCCGATGATCGATTTCATTAGCGTCGATTTTCCCGCGCCGTTACGACCCAACAATGCGACGGCCTCGCCCTGGCTAATGGTAAGCGACACGTCGTGCAGGATATGCGCGGCGCCATAGAAACTATTGATGTTGCTAACTGTCAGCATTATGCCGCCCCGTACATCGTACCGCCGCCCAGATACACATCTTGCACGAGCTTTTCTTCGCGAATGGCGGTGGGCACCCCGCTAGCGATGACTTGGCCGCGATTGAGCACAATAACGCGGTCCGCATGGCCGAAGACCACGTCCATATCGTGTTCCGTAAACAGGATGGAGACCCCTTCGCTCTCCATGAGGTTACGTACCAGCTTCATCATGGCGATACGCTCGGTCGGCGCCATGCCTGCCGTTGGTTCATCCATCAGCAGCAGCCTAGGGCTATTACCGAGTGCCATGGCAAGATCCAGGCGCTTTAGATCGCCATAGGAGAGCACACCGCAAGGCCGGCGAGCCTGCGCGCGCAAACCCGTGCGATCGAGCAGATGATCTGCTTGATCGAGAAAGTAAGATGGTGCAGGTCGCCACGAACTACTGAGTTTTTTGTGGTGCGACAGCAGTACCATCTGCAAATTCTCGCGCACGCTCATGGATGGGAACGTAGCGGCGATTTGGAATGTCCGGCCAATGCCGAGCCGCCAGATCTTAGACGGGCCAAGGCCGTTGATGAGGTGGCCGTCGAAACGTATCTCGCCCGCGTCCGGCGTGATCTGGCCACCCAGCATGTTGAAGCAGGTCGACTTTCCGGCGCCGTTGGGGCCAATGATTGCAACCATCTCGCCCGGATTAACGAGGAAGGAGACGTCGTCCACAGCTTTCACGCCACCAAAGGCCTTCTGGATGGATCGAACAGTGAGTTCGCCGGCGACACTCATGGCGCGTCCCCCACAGAAACGCGTTTGGAAATCGGCATGCTGCGCCACACCAAAGGCCAGATTTTCTGGAGCATCCCGACAATGCCACGCGGAAAGAACATGATGGCAAGCACGATCACGACGCCAAGAGGCGCGCGCCAGAATTCTGTGGTGCGCTGAAGCTCCGCCAAAAGCCAATGATAACCGGCGGCGCCGACGATGGGACCGGCCATGCTCTCTAACCCGCCAAGCAGAAGCATGACGAGGCCATCAACCGACAAAGAAATCGACACGACATCCGGGAACACACTGCCTTTGGCGAAAGCGTAAAGAGCTCCAGCGAGTCCGGCGGCCGCGCCGGCGAGAATGAAGCCAAACCATTGCGTTCGTCGAATATTGATGCCGACGGCATCTGCCCGGGACGGTGAATCGCGCGTCGCTCTTAAGGCGTAGCCGAAAGGCGAGAAAACCACCTTGCGCAAGACAAAGATTGCAGCCGCCACAATGGCGAAGGTGAGATAGAGATAGACGATGTGATTGCGCGCCCAAGTATCCGGCCACACCTTCAAAATGCCGTTGTCGCCTCCTGTCACGCTGATCCACTGCCAAGCCACAGACCAAACGATTTGCGCAAGTGCAAGCGTAAGCATTGCGCGGTAGACGCCGCTGAGCCGCACGCATAGCCAGCCAAACAGAGCCGCGCCCAGTCCGGCCGCTATCGGCGCACCGATCAGGGCCGCGATAAACGGTAGGTGGAAATACTTCACGCCGAGTGCAACGAAATAGGCGCCGAGTCCGAAATAAGCGGCATGACCAAAGCTAAGTATGCCGGCCGGCCCCACCAGAAAATGTAGGCTAGCCGCAAACAGGATGAATATGAGAGCTTCGATCACCAGTGTGACGCCGTAGTCGCCGAGCAGCAACGGCGCGAACACTACGAAGGCGATGCCCAATCCCCAGTAGATCCATTGCTCCCGGCCGCCGGGCGACAGCACTGTATCGTCAGCCTGCCGAGGATCGCGTACCAGCACTTGGGGCTTTCCGGCAAGACCGTGGGGCCGAAAGACGAGCACCACGGTCATGACTATGAAAATTGTGACCAAGGTCATGGATGGCATAAGCAGCGTGCCGAACGATTGGACGACGCCGATCATCAGCGCTGCCGCAAAGGCACCGGGGATGCTGCCGAGCCCACCCACAACGACTACAACGAAGGCTTCAGTAAGCAGATTAAAGTCCATGCCCAAGTTAGCGGCATCCCGCGGTAACTGCACCGCGCCGCCAAGACCGGCCAAGGCGCAGCCGAGAACAAAAACGGAAGTGAACAGCCAACGCTGGTTTACTCCAAGGGACCCTACCATTTCCCGGTCCTCGGTCGCAGCGCGTACGAGCGTGCCCCATCGAGTGCGATGAAACGTAAGCCATAACAGGCCCAGAATCGCAGGCCCTAGCAACATCAGGAACAAATTATAGGACGGGAAACGGACGCCGAAGAATTCAACTGCCGCAAGGCCCGGCACGCGCGGCCCTATGAGGTCTTCATTGCCCCAGGCGTAACGTGTGACGTCTTGCACCACGAGTACAACGCCGAACGTAGCAAGTAATTGAAGTAGTTCCGGCGCCTTATAGAGGCGCCGGAGGATAATGATTTCGACGAGCCCGCCGATCACCCCCGTTAGTGCAGCCGATGCGGCTACGCCAGTCCAAAAACCAAACCCGCTTCCGCCCCAATGGCGAGTCAGCGTGTAGGCGATGTAGGCGCCCAACATGTAGAACGAGCCGTGGGCGAAATTGACGATCTGCGTGACCCCAAAGATAAGCGACAGACCGCAAGCGACGATGAAGAGCATCGAACCGCTGGCCAATCCGTTCATCAGCAGCGAGAAGAAGGTCTGCGCATCGAGGTGCATAAGCAAACGCCTTTAGTGTTGCGGTGACGTCGCGGCCTGCCTGGGCGTCGCCGGAGGAAGTCCCAGCGCAGTGAGATAGGCTTCGAAATTTTTGGCGACCTTGGCGTTTCCGTCTTCTGCCTAGGTTCCATTGAAGGACAAGGTTCCGGAAAAATCGAGTCCAAAATTGTAGCAGTTGTATCCAAAAAATAGTCGTATGCATCCCGTTCGGGGGTGCCGACCTGGCCGGCTTGTTCAAATTGGTATCTATGTCAGCTACGCTTCGCACCGGACTCGCGAAGCCATCGGCAAGCAGTGCTAACCTGGCCAAATCCGGCAACGCTTACCGGACCAGGGCTCGTTCGGATCCGAAAGGTGGGCGTCGCATTGGACACTCCGTAAGCGCCTGTTCGATATTGTCGAGGTCGGATATCGACCCACGCCGTCGCGATGATGACCCGTCACCCAGGCGATGGGTCTCCGAACGACGATGCTGTTGATGAGGCGCGCACAATCCAGCGGTGCCAGCCGGACAACGTCGTAATCCGTATCTACCCCTGGCTCGGCACATGGGCCGGTCATCATCGCATCAGCACGCCGCCGCTGCTCACGACTGTCTCCCCGGTCATCAACTGGGCCCCCTCACCTTCGACCAGCCAAAGCACCAGAGCAGCCATCTCCGAGGGAGACGCGGTTCTGCCGAGCGGTATCTGAGCGGAAATTTTCTCGAGTCGTCCGGGTATTGCGCGCAAGCCTTCGGTATCGACGGGGCCGGGCGCAACAGCGTTGACCCGTATACGACGTTCGGCAAGATCCGCAGCCATACCCCGCGTCAGGCTCACAACCGCCGCTTTGGACGCGTTGTAAAGCAATTGGTCCGGCTTGGCCATGAACGCGTTGATCGACGCGAAGTGAACAATCGCGCCGCCAGCGGGCATCGTTCGCGCGATGGCCTGACTGAGCAACACTGTTCCAAGCACGTTGATATCAAAGATGCGCCGGTAGGTTGCAACGTCGGCAGTCGCCAGTGACGACAGAGGAAAAATTCCGGCAGCATTGACGAGGGCCCGTGCTGGCTGCGTCAGTTGGCTCGTTGCGGCCTCAACCGATGCCCGATCGGCAACGTCTGTCACGATTGGAGA
This portion of the Bradyrhizobium sp. AZCC 2262 genome encodes:
- a CDS encoding GntR family transcriptional regulator, with the translated sequence MLAEEFAVSRTPIREALSRLEAQGIVAQEQQRSTVVSTQALAVRIAGPGEVGPVSVLG
- a CDS encoding ABC transporter ATP-binding protein, whose protein sequence is MMLTVSNINSFYGAAHILHDVSLTISQGEAVALLGRNGAGKSTLMKSIIGIVPPRSGNIMFEGKEVSGLDPFVIARRGVGFVPEDRRIFVSLTVEENLEVGRRHAPMGREPWTREKLYSIFPNLAEMRGRLAAHMSGGEQQMLTVARTLMGNPSLILLDEPSEGLSPKIVEQVAQAIIHVTASGITVLLSEQNMHFASLVSERAYVIEKGQIKFSGTIDSLRSNDDIRRNYLAI
- a CDS encoding ABC transporter ATP-binding protein, whose protein sequence is MSVAGELTVRSIQKAFGGVKAVDDVSFLVNPGEMVAIIGPNGAGKSTCFNMLGGQITPDAGEIRFDGHLINGLGPSKIWRLGIGRTFQIAATFPSMSVRENLQMVLLSHHKKLSSSWRPAPSYFLDQADHLLDRTGLRAQARRPCGVLSYGDLKRLDLAMALGNSPRLLLMDEPTAGMAPTERIAMMKLVRNLMESEGVSILFTEHDMDVVFGHADRVIVLNRGQVIASGVPTAIREEKLVQDVYLGGGTMYGAA
- a CDS encoding ABC transporter permease, coding for MHLDAQTFFSLLMNGLASGSMLFIVACGLSLIFGVTQIVNFAHGSFYMLGAYIAYTLTRHWGGSGFGFWTGVAASAALTGVIGGLVEIIILRRLYKAPELLQLLATFGVVLVVQDVTRYAWGNEDLIGPRVPGLAAVEFFGVRFPSYNLFLMLLGPAILGLLWLTFHRTRWGTLVRAATEDREMVGSLGVNQRWLFTSVFVLGCALAGLGGAVQLPRDAANLGMDFNLLTEAFVVVVVGGLGSIPGAFAAALMIGVVQSFGTLLMPSMTLVTIFIVMTVVLVFRPHGLAGKPQVLVRDPRQADDTVLSPGGREQWIYWGLGIAFVVFAPLLLGDYGVTLVIEALIFILFAASLHFLVGPAGILSFGHAAYFGLGAYFVALGVKYFHLPFIAALIGAPIAAGLGAALFGWLCVRLSGVYRAMLTLALAQIVWSVAWQWISVTGGDNGILKVWPDTWARNHIVYLYLTFAIVAAAIFVLRKVVFSPFGYALRATRDSPSRADAVGINIRRTQWFGFILAGAAAGLAGALYAFAKGSVFPDVVSISLSVDGLVMLLLGGLESMAGPIVGAAGYHWLLAELQRTTEFWRAPLGVVIVLAIMFFPRGIVGMLQKIWPLVWRSMPISKRVSVGDAP
- a CDS encoding SDR family NAD(P)-dependent oxidoreductase → MRRLITMPSRTFAAGKSNVSPIVTDVADRASVEAATSQLTQPARALVNAAGIFPLSSLATADVATYRRIFDINVLGTVLLSQAIARTMPAGGAIVHFASINAFMAKPDQLLYNASKAAVVSLTRGMAADLAERRIRVNAVAPGPVDTEGLRAIPGRLEKISAQIPLGRTASPSEMAALVLWLVEGEGAQLMTGETVVSSGGVLMR